A stretch of the Sphingobacterium thalpophilum genome encodes the following:
- a CDS encoding GyrI-like domain-containing protein, whose translation MENTLIPSFNIIGISVRTWNQGEQAASDIAALWNEFFQNNLIHRIPNRIGDDVYCVYTEYEKDHTAPYTTILGCKVASLDDVPEDMDGIRILESHYKRFEAIGNLQQGAVYQTWQQIWTADLPRAYTADFEVYGSDSKDPKDAKVDIFIAIKE comes from the coding sequence ATGGAAAATACGCTTATCCCTTCTTTTAACATCATCGGTATTTCGGTTCGCACCTGGAATCAGGGCGAACAAGCAGCCAGCGATATCGCTGCGCTTTGGAACGAGTTCTTCCAAAACAATTTGATACACAGGATTCCCAATAGGATCGGCGATGATGTGTATTGTGTATACACTGAATATGAAAAAGACCACACGGCGCCGTATACGACAATACTTGGCTGTAAAGTAGCCTCATTGGACGACGTACCAGAAGATATGGATGGAATCCGCATTTTAGAAAGCCATTACAAGCGGTTCGAGGCAATAGGAAATCTACAACAGGGTGCGGTGTACCAAACATGGCAACAAATATGGACGGCAGATTTGCCTCGTGCTTATACCGCAGATTTCGAAGTTTACGGATCAGACTCAAAAGATCCAAAGGATGCGAAAGTTGATATTTTCATCGCTATTAAGGAATAA
- a CDS encoding DUF4256 domain-containing protein → MKWDSIQQRLEAAPPKLWSLQQMEDTDGQPDVIGIDNDTGQYLFVDCAPESPKGRRSLCYDQRAWEERKENRPDDSALGIAEKMGVQLLTEQQYRQLQKLGNFDLKTSSWILTPPDIRKLGGALFCDRRYDHVFTYHNGATSYYAARGFRAILFV, encoded by the coding sequence CTGAAATGGGATAGCATTCAGCAACGGCTGGAGGCGGCCCCACCCAAACTGTGGAGCTTGCAACAAATGGAAGATACTGACGGACAACCAGATGTCATCGGTATAGATAATGATACCGGTCAATACCTTTTTGTGGACTGTGCTCCGGAAAGTCCCAAAGGGCGCCGTAGCCTATGTTATGACCAGCGGGCCTGGGAAGAAAGAAAGGAAAATCGGCCCGACGATAGTGCTTTGGGAATCGCGGAAAAAATGGGCGTACAATTGCTTACAGAACAACAATACCGTCAGCTGCAGAAATTAGGAAATTTCGATCTTAAAACGTCAAGCTGGATTTTGACTCCACCGGACATTCGTAAGCTGGGCGGCGCTCTCTTCTGTGATCGACGCTATGATCATGTCTTCACCTATCATAACGGTGCCACTTCTTACTATGCGGCTAGGGGTTTTAGGGCTATACTATTTGTGTAG
- a CDS encoding DUF808 domain-containing protein, which translates to MASGIFAILDDIAALMDDVAVASKIATKKTAGILGDDLAVNAEKATGFLASRELPVLWAITKGSLVNKLIIVPIALLLNVFFPIAIKYILILGGFYLAFEGVEKIIEYLFHRKHHEGETNVEEVIEENTAEAEKAKVKSAITTDFILSVEIVIIALGTVLDKSLTLQIITVCVVALLATVGVYGIVALIVRMDDAGYKLIKTANEKGPVASLGRLLVRALPLIIKLLAVVGTIALILVSGGIFSHYIDFLHHVLPSFPGIVKELLFGLAGGIIAVALFTIGKKIVGKKNVVSPH; encoded by the coding sequence ATGGCTTCAGGAATATTTGCAATTTTAGATGATATTGCCGCACTCATGGATGATGTTGCTGTGGCGAGCAAGATCGCAACCAAGAAAACCGCTGGAATACTGGGGGATGATCTCGCTGTAAATGCGGAGAAAGCGACCGGTTTTTTGGCATCACGCGAGCTACCGGTCCTGTGGGCCATTACCAAAGGCTCGCTTGTCAACAAACTGATCATTGTGCCGATTGCCTTATTATTGAATGTCTTTTTCCCCATAGCCATCAAGTACATTTTGATTTTGGGAGGATTTTACCTGGCATTTGAAGGTGTAGAAAAGATCATAGAATATCTATTTCACCGCAAGCACCATGAGGGCGAGACCAATGTAGAGGAAGTAATCGAGGAGAATACGGCGGAGGCGGAGAAAGCAAAAGTTAAATCAGCCATTACCACCGATTTTATACTATCCGTGGAAATCGTCATTATTGCTCTTGGCACCGTGCTGGATAAGAGTCTCACTTTACAGATTATTACCGTCTGTGTAGTGGCTCTTTTAGCAACAGTGGGGGTATATGGTATTGTAGCGTTGATTGTCCGAATGGATGATGCCGGATATAAATTGATTAAGACCGCGAATGAGAAAGGGCCAGTAGCCAGTTTGGGAAGGTTGCTGGTTCGTGCTTTGCCATTAATTATAAAGCTGCTCGCTGTCGTAGGGACGATTGCACTGATCTTGGTTTCTGGTGGTATTTTCTCCCACTATATTGATTTTCTTCACCATGTGCTGCCCAGTTTTCCAGGAATAGTCAAGGAATTATTATTTGGTCTTGCCGGTGGTATTATTGCCGTCGCATTATTCACAATCGGTAAAAAAATAGTCGGTAAAAAGAATGTGGTGAGCCCGCATTGA
- a CDS encoding WG repeat-containing protein translates to MKKTLLSLSVLLAANNLSFAQIQKAFKINYAFVLTDGSQERGEEAPVTLFEAYVNTEKIKVISLAQESIFLAKKKEDKSIVVYPALSKYIVNAEQAVSYKLKLIDGETKTIAEYPCKLAQLELTNINDAEENTILSVWYSDKLPVTYWEGADIFKKIPGAVLQVTTPFGTDLVAQSVESSQLDDKDFIIPEDYVQVESTSQDAQSDLTDNQVAEDRFLYEDESGRVGLKNGKQDIIVPAIYRYIAPFVGATGIAQSEDNKYGAIDVAGKVTVPFEYDYLAYDDNTGQYIFGINEKYGILGNDSKTIIPAKYDMISFIKDGYAVFQQQEKYGIINQSGKIIVPANYSYISENNGTHFISIDNDLYSLVELKSNKVVSSTYDFISITDEPTRFLASKDGKYGYLDGQGQVAIPFIYEGATAFYDGLASVTVEGSDDVILINIKGEQVEIDASAEEEVD, encoded by the coding sequence ATGAAAAAAACACTTCTGTCCCTATCGGTTCTATTGGCAGCAAATAATTTATCATTTGCTCAAATCCAAAAAGCATTTAAAATCAATTATGCGTTTGTCTTGACTGACGGTAGTCAAGAACGTGGTGAGGAGGCGCCCGTTACCCTATTTGAAGCATATGTAAACACTGAAAAGATCAAAGTCATCTCTCTTGCACAAGAATCAATTTTTCTCGCGAAAAAGAAAGAAGACAAATCTATCGTTGTCTACCCTGCATTGTCAAAGTATATCGTGAATGCAGAGCAGGCCGTGTCATATAAACTGAAACTAATTGATGGCGAAACGAAAACTATCGCAGAGTATCCCTGCAAGCTGGCACAGCTTGAGCTAACAAATATTAACGATGCTGAAGAAAATACGATCCTTTCGGTCTGGTATAGTGATAAACTTCCTGTCACCTATTGGGAAGGAGCCGATATTTTCAAAAAAATTCCTGGTGCCGTATTGCAGGTCACTACGCCCTTTGGCACGGATCTCGTCGCGCAAAGTGTTGAGAGTAGCCAGCTAGACGATAAGGACTTTATTATACCAGAGGATTACGTTCAGGTTGAATCCACTTCTCAGGATGCGCAGAGCGATCTGACAGATAATCAGGTCGCAGAAGATCGATTTTTATATGAAGACGAGTCAGGTCGCGTCGGCCTAAAAAATGGTAAGCAGGATATCATTGTGCCAGCTATATACCGTTATATTGCTCCATTTGTCGGAGCGACCGGCATTGCTCAATCTGAAGATAACAAATATGGTGCTATCGATGTTGCTGGTAAAGTAACCGTCCCCTTTGAATATGATTATTTAGCTTATGATGACAATACAGGACAATATATTTTTGGGATAAATGAAAAATACGGCATACTTGGCAACGACAGCAAAACCATTATTCCAGCAAAATATGATATGATTTCTTTTATCAAAGACGGATATGCAGTATTCCAGCAACAGGAAAAATATGGGATAATAAACCAATCTGGTAAAATTATTGTTCCGGCCAACTATAGTTATATCTCTGAAAACAATGGTACTCATTTTATCAGCATTGACAACGATCTATACAGCCTGGTCGAACTGAAATCCAATAAAGTCGTTTCCTCTACCTACGATTTTATTTCCATCACTGACGAACCGACACGTTTTCTAGCCAGCAAAGATGGTAAGTATGGTTATCTAGATGGACAGGGACAAGTTGCTATTCCCTTTATTTACGAAGGTGCCACTGCATTTTATGACGGATTGGCCTCTGTTACCGTCGAAGGCTCCGATGATGTGATCCTGATTAATATCAAAGGCGAGCAAGTGGAAATAGATGCTTCTGCCGAGGAAGAAGTTGATTAA
- the acnA gene encoding aconitate hydratase AcnA: MSKEKSIRELQINGHVYQYSSIKDLSEGKVDHLPFSIRILLENVLRNHDGFSITDEHISTLINWSPQPVDKDIPFKPARILMQDFTGVPAVVDMASLRAEFVRHGKDGQKINPAIPVDLVIDHSVQVDYFGTEYSYDKNVELEYQRNRERYELLKWAQKGLKNFTVVPPGMGICHQVNLEYLAKGVIERDNWLFPDTLVGTDSHTPMVNGIGVLGWGVGGIEAEAAMLGQPVFFTCPEVIGLKLTGRIPAMCTATDMVLSITKILRDKGVVGKFVEVFGDGLDSLSVTDRATISNMSPEFGCTVTYFPIDDRTLEYMHSTNRTAEQIKIVEEYCKRNLLWRTGHEQITYSSVVEFDLSTLEPTVSGPKRPQDKILVRELKDKFSELLDSEHHRQYVPIPQRSESAWLLEGGSGTEFTFGKVPVEHASPHEVIAESIHGVRIKHNHKEYVVSDGSIAIAAITSCTNTSNPAVMIGAGLLARNAIERGLRTKSWVKTSLAPGSKVVTQYLERSGLSADLDALRFHTVGYGCTSCIGNSGPLPPQIAEAVEKGELIVASVLSGNRNFEARVHPQVKMNFLMSPMLVVAYALVGRIDVNLLEEPLDYDPNGQPVYLRDIWPSREEIQKTVADCVKQSDFQEVYNVIFDGSTDWQELKVNLDQNYQWDPASTYIKESPFFENLQAVPKPIQDIENARVLLYLGDSVTTDHISPAGSFKENTAAGQYLKAHQVDKEDFNSYGSRRGNHEVMMRGTFANVRIKNKISDREGGFSRYLPTNEVKTVYDTAMEYRKTNTPLIVLAGKEYGSGSSRDWAAKGTFLLGVRAVIAESFERIHRSNLVGMGVAPLVFANGENAERLGLDGTEEYNITGLAEDLTPHKLLQVKATHENGKTTEFQVKARLDSAIEIEYFKNDGILQYVLRQYLKNN; encoded by the coding sequence ATGAGCAAAGAAAAATCGATCCGTGAATTGCAAATTAATGGACATGTCTATCAATACAGTTCCATCAAAGATCTTTCTGAGGGCAAGGTTGACCACCTCCCCTTCAGTATTCGGATACTATTGGAAAATGTGTTACGTAATCATGATGGCTTCAGTATTACTGATGAACATATTAGCACCTTAATCAATTGGTCTCCGCAACCTGTTGACAAAGATATTCCATTCAAACCGGCGCGTATCCTGATGCAAGACTTTACAGGTGTACCAGCCGTTGTAGACATGGCTTCGCTTCGTGCCGAATTTGTCCGTCATGGCAAAGACGGACAGAAAATCAATCCTGCCATACCTGTTGACTTGGTGATTGACCACTCTGTACAGGTTGACTATTTTGGAACAGAATATTCTTACGATAAAAATGTGGAGCTCGAATATCAGCGTAACCGCGAACGTTACGAACTGCTCAAATGGGCGCAAAAAGGACTAAAAAATTTCACGGTGGTACCTCCCGGTATGGGCATATGTCATCAGGTAAATCTGGAATATCTAGCGAAGGGGGTTATTGAACGAGACAACTGGCTTTTTCCAGACACCCTCGTCGGTACAGACTCCCATACACCGATGGTCAACGGAATAGGCGTTTTAGGCTGGGGTGTGGGCGGTATCGAGGCTGAGGCCGCTATGCTTGGGCAGCCCGTTTTCTTTACCTGTCCAGAGGTCATCGGACTCAAGCTCACGGGTAGAATCCCGGCGATGTGCACTGCGACGGATATGGTGCTGTCAATTACCAAAATCCTACGCGACAAGGGTGTTGTCGGCAAATTTGTGGAAGTGTTTGGTGATGGACTGGACAGTTTGTCTGTAACGGATCGGGCTACCATATCCAATATGTCACCCGAATTCGGATGTACAGTCACCTATTTTCCCATAGATGACCGCACATTGGAATATATGCACAGTACAAACCGCACCGCGGAGCAGATCAAAATCGTGGAAGAATATTGTAAGCGCAACCTCCTTTGGCGTACGGGGCATGAGCAGATCACCTATTCGTCGGTTGTAGAATTTGACTTATCCACTCTGGAACCTACAGTTTCGGGTCCAAAGCGGCCACAAGATAAAATTCTGGTACGCGAGCTAAAAGACAAGTTCTCAGAACTGCTGGATAGCGAGCATCATAGGCAATATGTGCCTATCCCTCAACGATCGGAGTCTGCCTGGCTTTTGGAAGGCGGTTCTGGCACAGAATTTACCTTCGGGAAAGTTCCGGTCGAACATGCATCACCGCATGAAGTCATTGCCGAATCGATACATGGCGTGAGAATAAAACACAATCATAAAGAATATGTCGTCAGTGATGGCAGCATTGCGATCGCGGCCATCACGAGCTGTACGAATACCTCGAACCCTGCTGTTATGATTGGGGCGGGTCTGTTGGCGAGAAATGCTATAGAGCGTGGCTTACGGACAAAATCTTGGGTTAAAACGTCTCTGGCTCCTGGCTCAAAGGTGGTTACACAGTACTTGGAAAGGTCAGGGCTTAGTGCAGACCTTGATGCGCTGAGATTCCATACGGTAGGTTATGGCTGTACCTCCTGTATTGGAAACTCGGGACCATTGCCCCCTCAAATTGCTGAAGCTGTGGAGAAGGGCGAACTGATCGTCGCCTCGGTACTTTCAGGCAATCGCAATTTTGAAGCCCGTGTTCACCCACAAGTAAAAATGAACTTCCTGATGTCACCAATGCTCGTCGTAGCGTATGCGCTTGTCGGTCGCATTGACGTCAACTTATTGGAAGAACCTCTCGACTACGACCCAAATGGCCAGCCCGTATACCTTCGGGATATCTGGCCCAGCCGCGAAGAGATTCAAAAAACTGTCGCCGATTGTGTTAAACAGTCGGACTTTCAGGAAGTCTATAATGTCATTTTTGACGGCTCTACGGATTGGCAGGAACTTAAGGTCAATTTGGACCAAAACTACCAATGGGATCCGGCCTCAACGTATATCAAGGAATCGCCGTTTTTTGAAAACCTTCAAGCGGTTCCAAAACCAATCCAGGACATCGAGAATGCGAGGGTATTGCTTTATCTCGGTGACTCGGTAACGACGGACCATATTTCTCCTGCCGGTTCATTTAAGGAGAATACTGCAGCGGGACAGTATCTTAAAGCCCATCAGGTAGACAAGGAAGACTTCAACTCTTATGGATCTAGACGTGGTAATCACGAAGTTATGATGCGGGGTACTTTTGCTAACGTACGAATCAAAAATAAAATTAGCGATCGCGAGGGTGGATTCAGCCGTTACCTACCGACCAACGAAGTTAAAACTGTTTACGACACGGCAATGGAGTATCGTAAAACAAACACACCACTGATCGTATTAGCCGGCAAAGAATACGGTTCGGGGTCATCACGGGACTGGGCTGCCAAAGGCACATTCTTGCTCGGTGTACGTGCTGTAATTGCCGAAAGTTTTGAACGTATACACCGAAGCAATCTCGTGGGCATGGGTGTGGCGCCGCTTGTTTTTGCCAACGGTGAAAATGCAGAGAGACTTGGGCTTGATGGAACTGAAGAATATAATATTACAGGCCTCGCAGAAGATCTGACACCACACAAGTTGTTGCAGGTAAAAGCGACACACGAAAATGGTAAGACTACGGAATTCCAAGTTAAAGCCCGGTTGGATTCAGCGATAGAAATTGAGTATTTTAAAAATGACGGAATCCTACAATATGTACTGCGACAATATTTGAAAAATAATTAA
- a CDS encoding TlpA family protein disulfide reductase has translation MKHKFRCVVGTIFFSLYCYVGGHAKPTGAAAAITAPVSKKYELSFKNSRGHKVSLAQLRGKVVVINLWATWCPPCLAEMPSLDQLYKDFQYNNHIVFLAVDMDGNLKKSAKFLKKRGYSLPLYQLHTSLPQELNTRSIPTTIILDKAGKLVNKHVGGMDFGSKKFRKALQQLTDE, from the coding sequence ATGAAACATAAGTTCAGGTGTGTTGTCGGCACGATCTTTTTCTCTTTGTATTGCTACGTAGGCGGTCATGCGAAGCCGACTGGCGCAGCGGCAGCTATAACAGCGCCGGTATCTAAAAAATATGAATTGAGCTTTAAGAACAGCAGGGGGCATAAGGTGAGCTTAGCGCAACTACGAGGTAAAGTTGTCGTCATCAACCTTTGGGCAACCTGGTGTCCGCCATGTTTGGCCGAAATGCCATCATTGGATCAGTTGTACAAAGACTTTCAGTATAATAATCATATTGTATTTCTGGCCGTAGATATGGATGGTAACCTAAAAAAATCAGCTAAATTCTTAAAAAAGAGAGGGTATAGTCTTCCGTTGTACCAGCTGCATACCAGCCTGCCGCAAGAACTGAATACTCGGAGCATACCGACGACGATTATTCTTGATAAGGCGGGGAAACTGGTCAATAAGCATGTGGGGGGGATGGACTTTGGTTCGAAGAAGTTCAGGAAAGCTCTTCAGCAGCTAACAGATGAGTGA
- the metA gene encoding homoserine O-acetyltransferase MetA, protein MPVKLPNNLPAIELLKKENIFVMSDLRANEQDIRPLRVLVLNLMPLKITTETDFIRLLSNNPLQVEMEFLRLETHVSKNTPEEHLEMFYKSLSEVKENFYDGMIITGAPVEMVRFEEVTYWDEIRTIFDWARTHVTSSLYICWASQAALYHFYGVEKKPLDEKLFGVFKHTALDKRHPLFRGFDDEFFIPHSRHTTVEKEDLLSTEGIEILCESPEAGIAIASSRGGREFYLTGHSEYAPFTLDEEYRRDLEKGQKIQMPVNYYTDDNPENRPLVRWTSHANLLFNNWLNYFVYQETPFDLKDVVHLGEIRQNN, encoded by the coding sequence ATGCCAGTCAAACTTCCTAATAATCTTCCCGCGATTGAGCTTTTAAAAAAGGAGAACATTTTCGTCATGAGTGACCTTCGGGCCAATGAACAGGATATCAGGCCGCTTCGTGTCCTGGTCCTTAATTTGATGCCATTGAAGATCACGACGGAAACCGATTTTATCCGTCTGTTATCCAACAATCCTTTGCAGGTCGAGATGGAGTTTCTGCGACTGGAAACGCACGTTTCCAAAAACACTCCAGAGGAACACCTAGAGATGTTTTATAAAAGTCTTAGTGAAGTAAAAGAGAATTTCTATGACGGAATGATTATTACTGGAGCTCCAGTAGAGATGGTCCGGTTTGAAGAAGTGACCTATTGGGATGAAATTCGGACTATTTTTGACTGGGCCAGGACGCACGTGACTTCGAGTTTATACATTTGCTGGGCGTCACAGGCAGCGTTATATCATTTTTACGGAGTGGAGAAGAAACCATTGGATGAGAAACTTTTTGGTGTTTTCAAGCATACTGCACTCGATAAGCGGCATCCTTTGTTCCGTGGGTTTGATGATGAATTCTTTATTCCTCACAGCAGACATACCACTGTCGAAAAAGAAGATTTATTGTCAACGGAGGGCATAGAAATTCTCTGCGAATCTCCCGAAGCGGGGATTGCCATTGCTTCTTCCCGTGGCGGTAGGGAATTCTATTTAACAGGACACTCAGAATATGCTCCGTTCACGCTTGATGAAGAATACAGGCGGGATCTGGAAAAAGGACAGAAAATTCAGATGCCAGTCAACTACTATACTGACGATAATCCGGAAAACAGACCGTTGGTCCGTTGGACAAGCCATGCTAATCTACTGTTTAACAACTGGCTCAATTATTTTGTTTATCAAGAAACGCCATTTGATTTAAAGGATGTAGTGCACTTAGGCGAGATCCGGCAAAATAATTAA